CTCACGCATGACCCGTCCGAGGCGGCACAAAACGTTGTGACTCAAACATTTACGGCTCAGGGGTTCGAGCAGGTGGCCCGGCTCGACGACCTGCCGGAGAACGTTCCGGTGGCCGTGACGCGCTCCAACGGGCAGCAGATCTGCCTGATTCGCACCGAAAGCGGCGAGGTGGCCGCGGTCGGCAACCTGTGCACTCACCAGGAGTTCGAGATGGCGTTGGGCGATACGCCGGGCAACGGCACCATCGAGTGCGCCTGGCACGGTGCGCGGTTCGACATCACGACCGGCGCGGCGCTCCAGGGCCCCGCGACGGATCCGCTGCCCGTGTACGACGTGCTGCTGCG
This sequence is a window from Gemmatimonadaceae bacterium. Protein-coding genes within it:
- a CDS encoding Rieske 2Fe-2S domain-containing protein, whose amino-acid sequence is MSKFVGIVKLTHDPSEAAQNVVTQTFTAQGFEQVARLDDLPENVPVAVTRSNGQQICLIRTESGEVAAVGNLCTHQEFEMALGDTPGNGTIECAWHGARFDITTGAALQGPATDPLPVYDVLLRDGAVLVGPRKAP